One Salmo trutta chromosome 24, fSalTru1.1, whole genome shotgun sequence genomic region harbors:
- the kif5c gene encoding kinesin heavy chain gives MADAAECGVKVMCRFRPLNESETNRGDKYIPKFKGEDTVVITGKPYVFDRVLPPNTAQEQVYDACAKQIVKDVLGGYNGTIFAYGQTSSGKTHTMEGKLHDSQLMGIIPRIARDIFDHIYSMDENLEFHIKVSYFEIYLDKIRDLLDVSKTNLAVHEDKNKVPYVKGCTERFVSSPEEVMDVIDEGKSNRHVAVTNMNEHSSRSHSIFLINIKQENVETELKLSGKLYLVDLAGSEKVSKTGAEGSVLDEAKNINKSLSALGNVISALAEGTKTHVPYRDSKMTRILQDSLGGNCRTTIIICASPSVYNEAETKSTLMFGQRAKTIKNTVSVNQELTAEEWKKKYEKEKEKTKGLKYVIQKLETELKRWRKGEAVPVEEQLSSKEKKSNSGDAMATPMIDTIAPPPVPLLDEEKTRYEGLITDLYQQLDDKDDEINQHSQLAEKFKEQMIDQDELLVSARKDYEKLQEDLSRLQRENEAAKEEVKEVLQALEELAVNYDHKSQEVENKNRSNNQLSEELNQKSTTLEGVQRELSSLQELSSHHKKRAAEILSLLLRDLSEIGGIIGTSDLKAMMEVNEVIEEEFTMARLYISKMKSEVKSLVNRSKQLESSLVDTSRKMQANEKELASCQLLISQHQAKIKSLTDYMQNMEQKKRQLEESQDSLMEELHALHAQEKMKEVHVMDKQKEHLTKLQDAVEMKKTLEEQMENHREVHQKQLSRLRDEIDHKQRVLDELKDLNQGLQLEQRKLQSDYDKLKAEELEKDEQLQKLVFMNEKREQAKEDLKGLEETVAKELQTLHNLRRLFIQELTSRVSMSAEMDNDEAGGSLAQRQRITFLENNLEQLTKVHKQLVRDNADLRCELPKLEKRLRATAERVKALEAALREAKESAMRDRKRYLQEVDRIKEAMLSKNASRRGHSAQIAKPIRAGHQQHSTSSPSAGHSIRGSSIRGGGAVSSPHHYRHPASPSPHRQQQQQHRSK, from the exons GGCAAGCCTTATGTGTTTGACCGAGTCCTGCCACCCAACACAGCCCAGGAGCAGGTCTACGATGCCTGTGCCAAGCAGATCGTCAAAG ATGTGTTGGGAGGGTACAATGGAACCATCTTTGCCTATGGCCAGACCTCGTCAGGCAAGACCCACACCATGGAG GGCAAGCTCCATGACTCCCAGCTGATGGGCATCATCCCCCGTATCGCCAGGGACATCTTTGACCACATCTACTCCATGGACGAGAACCTGGAGTTCCACATCAAG GTCTCCTATTTTGAAATCTACTTAGACAAAATCAGAGACTTATTGGATG TGTCAAAGACCAACCTAGCAGTGCATGAGGACAAAAACAAGGTGCCCTATGTTAAG GGCTGTACGGAACGCTTTGTGTCCAGTCCAGAAGAGGTTATGGATGTCATCGATGAAGGAAAATCCAATCGTCACGTGGCTGTTACAA ACATGAATGAGCACAGTTCTCGCAGTCACAGCATCTTCCTGATCAACATCAAGCAGGAGAACGTTGAGACAGAACTGAAGCTGTCAGGAAAACTCTACTTGGTGGATCTGGCTGGCAGTGAGAAG GTCAGTAAGACTGGGGCAGAGGGATCTGTGTTGGACGAGGCCAAGAACATCAATAAGTCCCTCTCCGCCCTGGGGAACGTCATATCAGCTCTGGCCGAGGGAACT AAAACCCACGTGCCCTACAGAGACAGTAAGATGACCCGTATCCTGCAGGACTCTCTGGGGGGAAACTGTAGGACCACCATTATCATCTGTGCCTCCCCCTCTGTCTACAATGAGGCTGAGACCAAGTCCACCCTCATGTTTGGACAGAG AGCTAAGACCATTAAGAACACAGTGTCAGTGAACCAAGAGCTGACAGCTGAGGAGTGGAAGAAGAAGtatgagaaggagaaagagaagactAAAGGCTTGAAATACGTGATCCAAAAGCTCGAGACCGAGCTCAAACGCTGGAGGAAAG GTGAGGCTGTTCCAGTGGAGGAACAGCTGAGTAGTAAGGAGAAGAAGAGCAACAGTGGTGATGCCATGGCCACGCCCATGATTGACACCATCGCCCCACCCCCTGTCCCGCTATTGGACGAGGAGAAGACCCGATACGAGGGGCTCATCACTGACTTGTACCAGCAGCTGGATGACAAG GATGATGAGATCAACCAACACAGTCAGCTGGCAGAGAAGTTCAAAGAGCAGATGATCGATCAAGATGAG CTGCTGGTTTCGGCCCGTAAGGACTATGAGAAGCTGCAGGAGGACCTGTCCAGGCTGCAGAGGGAGAACGAGGCAGCCAAAGAGGAGGTGAAGGAGGTGCTGCAGGCCCTGGAGGAGCTGGCTGTTAACTACGACCACAAGAGCCAGGAAGTGGAGAACAAGAACCGCTCCAACAACCAGCTCAGTGAGGAACTCAACCAGAAGAGC ACCACTCTGGAGGGGGTGCAGAGGGAGCTGTCCAGTCTACAGGAGCTCAGCAGTCACCATAAGAAGAGagcagcagagatcctcagtctACTGCTCCGAGACCTCAGTGAGATAGGAGGCATCATCGGCACCAGTGACCTCAAGGCT aTGATGGAGGTGAATGAGGTCATCGAGGAGGAGTTCACCATGGCCCGTCTTTACATCAGTAAGATGAAGTCGGAGGTCAAGTCTCTGGTGAACCGCAGCAAACAGCTGGAGAGCTCCCTTGTCGACACCTCCCGCAAGATGCAGGCCAATGAGAAGGAGCTGGCCTCCTGTCAGTTACTCATCTCCCAG CACCAGGCTAAGATCAAGTCTCTGACAGACTACATGCAGAACATGGAGCAGAAGAAGAGACAGCTGGAAGAAAGCCAGGACTCCCTGATGGAAGAGCTACATGCACTACATGCACAGG AGAAAATGAAAGAGGTACATGTGATGGATAAGCAGAAGGAGCACCTGACCAAACTGCAGGATGCAGTGGAGATGAAG AAGACCCTAGAGGAGCAGATGGAGAACCACAGAGAGGTGCATCAGAAGCAGCTGTCTCGCCTGCGGGATGAGATCGACCACAAGCAGAGGGTCCTGGACGAGCTCAAGGA TCTGAACCAGGGGCTGCAGCTGGAACAGAGGAAGCTGCAGTCAGACTATGACAAACTGAAGGCCGAGGAGCTGGAGAAGGACGAGCAACTGCAGAAGCTTGT cTTCATGAATGAGAAGAGAGAGCAGGCCAAGGAGGACCTGAAGGGGCTGGAAGAAACTGTG GCCAAGGAGCTTCAGACCCTGCACAACCTGCGCAGGCTTTTCATCCAAGAGCTCACCTCCCGCGTCAGCATG AGCGCAGAGATGGATAATGATGAGGCCGGGGGCAGTCTGGCTCAGAGACAGAGGATCACCTTCCTGGAGAACAACCTAGAGCAGCTCACCAAGGTCCACAAACAG ttgGTGCGTGATAATGCCGACCTGCGCTGTGAGCTGCCCAAGCTGGAGAAGCGTCTGCGGGCTACGGCTGAGAGGGTCAAGGCCCTGGAAGCGGCCCTGAGGGAGGCCAAAGAGAGTGCCATGAGGGACCGCAAACGCTACCTGCAGGAGGTGGACCGCATCAAAGAGGCCATGCTCTCCAAGAACGCCTCCAGGAGGGGGCACTCTGCACAAATAG ctaAGCCCATCCGTGCAGGACATCAGCAGCACTCCACATCCTCTCCCTCAGCGGGTCATTCCATCCGTGGAAGCTCTATCCGCGGGGGTGGAGCGGTGTCTAGCCCTCACCACTACCGCCACCCAGCCTCTCCATCACCCCAccgccagcagcagcagcagcaccgcAGCAAATAA